A single Acidobacteriaceae bacterium DNA region contains:
- the ybeY gene encoding rRNA maturation RNase YbeY, with the protein MVTMEPPRGLAVGDDPWSAAGLSRAGLARFMKTAQAAVGLLGEVDVLLAGDRTLRRLNREFRGKDKATDVLSFPALQDFAAEHAGGFAGDLAISLETAARQAREHGHSLRDEVRVLLLHGLLHLSGMDHETDRGEMAAREAELRKRLRLPSGLIARVEGLSAAGKKSRSPAGIKTGGARTKAGAKRVKR; encoded by the coding sequence ATGGTGACGATGGAACCTCCGCGAGGTCTGGCTGTCGGTGACGATCCATGGAGCGCCGCGGGGTTGTCGCGCGCAGGGCTGGCCCGGTTTATGAAGACGGCGCAGGCGGCCGTGGGACTGCTGGGCGAGGTGGATGTTCTGCTGGCGGGCGACAGAACGCTGCGGCGGCTGAACCGCGAGTTTCGGGGTAAGGATAAGGCTACGGATGTGTTGAGCTTTCCGGCGCTGCAGGACTTCGCGGCGGAGCACGCGGGTGGCTTTGCCGGTGATCTGGCCATTTCGCTGGAGACGGCGGCCCGGCAGGCCAGAGAGCATGGTCATTCGCTGCGCGATGAGGTCCGCGTGCTGCTGCTGCATGGGTTGCTGCATCTCAGCGGGATGGATCATGAGACGGACCGGGGCGAGATGGCGGCTAGAGAGGCGGAGCTGCGGAAGAGGTTGCGGTTGCCGAGCGGGTTGATTGCGCGGGTCGAGGGGTTGTCGGCTGCAGGAAAGAAAAGCAGATCCCCTGCGGGGATTAAAACCGGAGGAGCAAGAACAAAAGCAGGGGCGAAGAGGGTGAAGCGATGA
- a CDS encoding DUF2062 domain-containing protein, with amino-acid sequence MPEFVREFVRCKLLRPVLRQLRGGVTPKRMAWSLALGMVIGINPSVGLTTVLVVMLAWILGLNQVASLVGTHVVAPLHLILFIPFIDLGVHLFHTGRLPLSRRQIEHLSHHPLRLFHEIWRWEWHALIVWGLVASIAMPLIALYLRRALVLLMRRHRTLLHSRPAVH; translated from the coding sequence GTGCCCGAGTTTGTCCGCGAGTTTGTTCGGTGCAAGTTGCTGCGTCCGGTGCTGCGTCAGCTGCGCGGTGGCGTGACGCCGAAGCGAATGGCATGGAGCCTGGCGCTGGGGATGGTGATCGGGATCAATCCGTCAGTGGGGCTTACGACAGTGCTGGTGGTGATGCTGGCGTGGATACTGGGGCTGAATCAGGTGGCGTCGCTGGTTGGGACACATGTGGTGGCGCCGCTGCACCTGATTCTGTTTATTCCGTTCATCGATCTCGGCGTGCATCTGTTCCACACGGGAAGGCTTCCGCTGAGCAGGAGGCAGATTGAACATCTGAGCCATCATCCGTTGCGTTTGTTTCACGAGATATGGCGGTGGGAGTGGCATGCACTGATTGTGTGGGGCCTTGTGGCGTCGATTGCGATGCCCTTGATCGCGCTGTATCTGCGACGCGCTCTGGTGCTGCTGATGCGACGTCATCGCACGCTGCTGCATTCGCGACCGGCGGTGCACTAG
- the era gene encoding GTPase Era translates to MALRTGFVSIVGRPNAGKSTLLNALLGQKLAIVTHKPQTTRTRILGVLELPLRKKTKTEAGRPAAQVVLVDTPGVHKPSTQLDRRMMQEVQDALESRDAVLFIVDATHRLHEVESREGGPKTPGQQRRSMSKAEDEFALQLVKRLDCPVVLVLNKIDAVPKPALLPLIAHWSKQHTFAEVIPISAKKKQGLDLLLDKVVALLPEGQRYFPKDQLTDQPERFLVAELIREKVLMLTGEEVPYAAAVVIERYEEPASTKKTKDGKLPVTKIAAAIYCERNGQKAILIGRGGEMLKRIGTAARKEIESLLGTRVFLELFVKVESEWRASRGFVEELDWRRQLEHIAEKQGQAAKKQEEEDEAE, encoded by the coding sequence ATGGCGTTGCGTACAGGATTTGTGTCGATTGTGGGAAGGCCCAACGCGGGCAAGAGTACGCTGCTGAATGCGCTGCTGGGACAGAAGCTCGCGATTGTGACGCATAAGCCGCAGACGACAAGGACGCGGATCCTCGGGGTGCTGGAGCTTCCGCTTCGCAAGAAGACGAAGACGGAGGCGGGAAGGCCGGCGGCGCAGGTGGTGCTGGTGGACACGCCGGGCGTGCATAAGCCGTCGACCCAGCTCGACCGGCGCATGATGCAGGAGGTGCAGGACGCGCTGGAGTCGCGGGATGCGGTGCTGTTCATTGTCGACGCGACGCATAGATTGCACGAGGTCGAGTCGCGAGAGGGCGGGCCGAAGACGCCTGGGCAGCAGCGCAGATCGATGTCGAAGGCAGAGGATGAGTTTGCGCTGCAGTTGGTGAAGCGGCTGGATTGTCCTGTGGTGCTGGTGCTGAACAAGATCGATGCGGTGCCGAAGCCAGCGCTGCTGCCCCTGATTGCGCACTGGAGCAAGCAACATACGTTTGCGGAAGTGATTCCGATCTCGGCGAAGAAGAAACAGGGATTGGATCTGCTGCTGGATAAGGTCGTGGCCCTGCTGCCGGAGGGCCAGAGGTACTTCCCGAAGGATCAGTTGACCGACCAGCCGGAGCGGTTTCTTGTGGCGGAGCTGATTCGCGAGAAGGTGCTGATGCTTACCGGTGAAGAGGTCCCGTATGCGGCGGCGGTGGTGATTGAGCGATACGAGGAGCCGGCTTCGACGAAGAAGACGAAGGACGGCAAACTACCGGTGACGAAGATTGCAGCGGCGATCTACTGTGAGCGCAACGGGCAAAAGGCGATTCTGATCGGTCGCGGCGGCGAGATGCTGAAGCGGATTGGCACGGCCGCGCGCAAGGAGATCGAATCGCTGCTGGGCACGCGTGTGTTTCTGGAGCTGTTTGTGAAGGTGGAGAGCGAGTGGCGGGCGTCGCGCGGATTTGTGGAAGAGCTGGACTGGCGCAGGCAGCTTGAGCACATCGCGGAGAAGCAGGGCCAGGCGGCAAAGAAGCAGGAGGAAGAGGACGAGGCCGAATGA
- a CDS encoding GNAT family N-acetyltransferase, translating into MIGLLRRRIGDLKTQRLRLVAITPAMLDADQKADGSLGKILGAEVTPEWPPEHWEPHVYQFIAKQYEEEPRTRGWNRYVLLLNWAGGATRYTLVGAVGGFPKLEGDVEIGYSTVPSYQRKGYATEAARALVDWLLTQRDVKSVSAQTYPRLPESIKVMERCGMTYVGPGEDEGTVRYQRRR; encoded by the coding sequence ATGATTGGGCTGCTGCGCCGGAGGATCGGCGATCTGAAGACGCAGCGGCTGCGGCTGGTGGCGATCACGCCTGCGATGCTGGACGCGGATCAGAAGGCAGATGGCTCATTAGGAAAAATTCTCGGTGCGGAGGTGACGCCTGAGTGGCCGCCGGAGCACTGGGAGCCGCATGTCTATCAGTTCATCGCCAAACAGTATGAGGAAGAGCCGCGAACGCGCGGATGGAACAGGTATGTGCTGCTGCTGAATTGGGCCGGCGGAGCGACGCGCTATACGTTAGTGGGTGCGGTAGGTGGATTTCCGAAGCTGGAAGGCGATGTGGAGATCGGCTACTCGACGGTGCCGAGCTATCAGCGCAAAGGATATGCAACCGAGGCCGCGCGCGCGTTGGTGGACTGGCTGCTGACGCAGAGGGATGTGAAGAGCGTGAGTGCGCAGACGTACCCGCGGCTGCCGGAATCAATCAAGGTGATGGAGCGTTGCGGGATGACGTATGTTGGGCCGGGCGAGGACGAAGGCACGGTGCGTTATCAGCGCAGGCGATGA
- a CDS encoding energy transducer TonB: protein MFLASQLTEISSRFSGHVQEIRGFLLKEKLPVDSPEAIPQLSKRLETDVRFRADVASLMRAILYEEREGIGYEDLLGILVTAAAGSGHDLKSDSQEADVREMLRFLLQSRRSTFQPESELEETTGAVEAERREAAPAISEPVLLARGVESAPFSNSKKLELKPDEPPVAVVEADGREAEDVVLSPFRTGGLFAAQQEPEASWWRNHAVWIVGVVCMLVGVGLGLMFHRVVSAAEMHVAVRASSSPNKPKMVRSIAPMEPPERLDSEAGSGAAQTAPVTQGDQAAVQPAAVQVGSVARGAQGSAVPMTVVKQVVTASSKGAPDSGGQQDVTQSSAKTRSIVPQGAAGITPASVIFSPAPEYPADAAAARVHGQVTVHAVVDPDGNVIYARAVSGPPLLRDAAQQAVQRWRYSPLLDNGKPIAVTTTAILDFKFAK, encoded by the coding sequence GTGTTTCTGGCTTCTCAGCTTACGGAAATTTCGAGCCGCTTCTCAGGCCACGTGCAGGAGATACGGGGCTTCCTGCTGAAGGAAAAGCTGCCGGTCGACTCGCCGGAAGCGATTCCGCAGCTGTCGAAGCGTCTCGAAACGGATGTTCGCTTCCGCGCGGATGTCGCATCGCTAATGCGCGCCATCCTGTATGAGGAGCGCGAGGGGATCGGCTATGAGGACCTGCTTGGCATTCTGGTGACTGCCGCTGCAGGGAGCGGGCATGATCTGAAGAGCGATTCGCAGGAGGCAGACGTCCGCGAGATGCTGCGCTTTCTCCTGCAGTCACGCCGTTCGACGTTCCAGCCGGAGTCAGAATTAGAGGAGACGACAGGCGCGGTTGAAGCTGAGCGTCGAGAGGCGGCGCCGGCAATCTCCGAGCCGGTACTGCTGGCGAGGGGGGTCGAGTCCGCGCCATTTTCGAACTCGAAGAAACTTGAACTGAAGCCGGACGAGCCTCCGGTCGCTGTCGTTGAGGCCGACGGCCGTGAAGCAGAGGATGTGGTGCTTTCGCCATTCCGTACGGGTGGGTTGTTTGCTGCGCAGCAGGAGCCGGAAGCTTCGTGGTGGAGGAATCACGCGGTCTGGATTGTTGGGGTGGTGTGCATGCTGGTGGGGGTGGGCCTGGGTCTGATGTTCCACCGTGTTGTTTCTGCAGCGGAGATGCATGTGGCGGTGCGTGCCTCGAGTTCTCCGAACAAACCGAAGATGGTTCGCTCGATTGCGCCGATGGAGCCGCCAGAGCGGCTGGACAGTGAAGCGGGTTCCGGAGCAGCGCAGACGGCCCCTGTAACGCAGGGCGATCAGGCAGCGGTTCAGCCGGCGGCTGTTCAGGTCGGGTCTGTAGCGCGGGGGGCACAGGGTTCTGCAGTGCCGATGACCGTGGTGAAGCAGGTGGTTACGGCTTCGTCGAAGGGGGCACCGGACTCCGGAGGGCAACAGGACGTCACGCAATCCAGCGCGAAGACGCGGTCCATTGTGCCGCAGGGAGCGGCGGGGATCACGCCTGCGAGTGTGATCTTCAGCCCGGCGCCGGAGTATCCCGCTGATGCGGCAGCGGCTCGCGTCCATGGTCAGGTGACGGTGCACGCGGTTGTGGACCCTGATGGCAACGTGATCTATGCACGTGCGGTGAGTGGGCCGCCTCTGCTGCGGGACGCAGCGCAACAGGCGGTGCAGCGCTGGCGATATAGCCCTCTGCTCGACAATGGCAAGCCGATCGCGGTGACGACGACGGCGATCCTGGATTTCAAGTTCGCCAAGTAA
- a CDS encoding PhoH family protein — translation MVKKSLQLTPGIEPLYGTRDENLRLMEDGLGVQIDLRSDSIHVLGEAAEVARVEGIFADFEYLRRNGVHPHNGELHGLLKMVVADSTVTLRSLVESGKQRAVGAKRVVQPRTPNQRKYVEAIEVHDMVFGLGPAGTGKTYLAVAMAVSALMAKKVSRIVLVRPAVEAGERLGFLPGSLQEKVDPYLRPLYDALYDLLDPAKVDKMLETNVIEVAPLAFMRGRTLNDAFIIMDEAQNTTIEQMKMFLTRLGNSSKAVITGDLTQTDLPNPNRSGLLQALHVLEGVEGIRFCHFEDVDVVRHALVQRIVRAYDSYKQAEQLPLAMDAEPIPLSEPQRKPVLKQ, via the coding sequence TTGGTGAAAAAATCGCTGCAGCTTACCCCCGGAATCGAGCCGCTGTACGGCACTCGCGACGAGAACCTTCGGCTGATGGAAGACGGCCTGGGGGTGCAGATTGACCTCCGTTCGGATTCAATCCATGTGCTGGGCGAGGCGGCAGAGGTGGCCCGGGTGGAGGGGATATTTGCGGATTTTGAGTACCTGCGGCGGAACGGCGTACATCCGCACAATGGCGAGCTGCACGGGCTGCTGAAGATGGTGGTGGCGGACTCGACAGTGACGCTGCGCTCGCTGGTGGAGAGTGGCAAGCAGCGGGCCGTGGGAGCGAAGCGGGTGGTGCAGCCGCGGACGCCGAATCAGCGGAAGTATGTTGAGGCCATCGAGGTCCATGACATGGTGTTTGGCCTGGGGCCGGCGGGTACGGGAAAGACGTACCTGGCGGTGGCAATGGCTGTGAGCGCGCTGATGGCGAAGAAGGTTTCGCGCATTGTGCTGGTGCGGCCGGCGGTTGAGGCGGGCGAGCGGCTGGGATTCCTGCCGGGAAGTTTGCAGGAAAAGGTAGATCCCTATCTTCGGCCGCTGTACGACGCGCTGTACGATCTGCTGGATCCGGCGAAGGTCGACAAGATGCTGGAGACGAACGTGATCGAAGTTGCGCCGCTGGCGTTTATGCGCGGGCGCACCCTAAACGATGCGTTCATCATCATGGACGAGGCGCAGAACACGACGATCGAACAGATGAAGATGTTCCTGACGCGGTTGGGGAACTCGTCGAAGGCTGTGATTACGGGCGACCTAACGCAGACGGATTTGCCGAACCCGAACAGGAGCGGCCTGCTACAGGCGCTGCACGTGCTCGAGGGAGTGGAGGGGATTCGATTCTGCCATTTCGAGGATGTCGACGTGGTGCGGCATGCGCTGGTGCAGCGGATTGTGCGCGCGTACGACAGCTACAAGCAGGCCGAGCAGCTTCCGTTGGCGATGGACGCCGAGCCGATTCCGCTCTCCGAGCCGCAGCGAAAGCCGGTGTTGAAGCAGTAA
- a CDS encoding thioredoxin domain-containing protein, producing the protein MPLIRSCPNCSTKNRIPAAHLADTGRCGNCKNPLPPIAEPIAADTALFDEIIASARVPVLVDFWAAWCGPCRMAAPHVERTAREIAGHGIVLKVDTEANPQLAARYNVRGIPNFAVFSNGRLVQQQAGLVDSGQMLQWLRAAAVSA; encoded by the coding sequence ATGCCGCTCATCCGCTCCTGCCCGAACTGCAGCACCAAAAACCGCATCCCCGCAGCCCATCTCGCGGACACCGGCCGCTGCGGCAACTGCAAAAATCCGCTGCCGCCCATCGCAGAACCGATCGCTGCGGACACCGCGCTCTTCGATGAGATCATCGCGAGCGCGCGCGTTCCCGTGCTCGTCGACTTCTGGGCCGCATGGTGCGGGCCCTGCCGCATGGCCGCCCCGCACGTCGAGCGCACCGCTCGCGAAATCGCAGGCCACGGCATCGTCCTCAAGGTCGACACGGAAGCCAACCCGCAACTCGCCGCGCGTTACAACGTCCGCGGCATCCCGAATTTCGCCGTCTTCTCAAACGGCCGCCTGGTCCAGCAGCAGGCCGGTCTCGTCGACTCCGGACAGATGCTCCAGTGGCTGCGCGCTGCGGCCGTTTCAGCCTGA
- the rpsT gene encoding 30S ribosomal protein S20 yields the protein MANHVSSLKRARQTVTRTAVNRANKSKLRSALRSMRESITAGDHKSATEAYRSTVSILDKSVQKGVLHKNTASRYKGRLNARVKAIAPKAA from the coding sequence ATGGCAAATCATGTCTCATCCTTGAAGCGCGCCCGCCAGACCGTCACCCGCACGGCCGTCAACCGCGCCAACAAGTCCAAGCTCCGCAGCGCCCTCCGCTCCATGCGCGAGTCCATCACTGCCGGCGACCACAAGTCCGCCACCGAGGCCTACCGTTCGACCGTCTCCATCCTCGACAAGAGCGTCCAGAAGGGCGTGCTCCACAAGAACACTGCCAGCCGCTACAAGGGCCGCCTCAACGCCCGCGTCAAGGCCATCGCCCCCAAGGCCGCCTAA
- a CDS encoding MFS transporter: MRPQPRVFYGWIIVLISALGLFLGAPVAVFSFGIFFKPLVEDFHASRAAVSLVFSIANFVGALSLPLTGILIDRFSPKRVILISTVLFGAVLCSALLVGTGLWQLYVLFSLLGVTMSGGPAPVPYTAVITHWFDRRRGFALALCMMGIGIGAIVVPMLSQRLISAYNWRVALAIFGAAVLLVPSPAIAIFLKNDPAQLGLHPDGDILATAPRSHRQNTVGLSWHEIWHSPTYWLLLCIFVLVGVAMHGSVLHLAAILTDRGITAQRAALATSVVGAAVLIGRIGSGYLMDFFFAPRVAMLFFGASTLGIAILCTSADGVLTLPASFLIGLGTGAEVETLGYMISRYFGLRCFGTAYGIAFGAFMTAGSAGVLLMGAGYDHFHSYTVTLIALAAAMLAAVLLLMLLGPYRFAPESRADAPHEPLELPHPA, from the coding sequence ATGCGCCCGCAGCCTCGCGTCTTCTACGGCTGGATCATCGTCCTCATCAGCGCCCTGGGCCTGTTCCTCGGGGCTCCCGTCGCCGTCTTCTCGTTCGGTATCTTCTTCAAGCCGCTCGTCGAAGACTTCCACGCCAGCCGCGCCGCCGTCTCCCTTGTCTTCTCGATCGCCAACTTTGTCGGCGCGCTCTCGCTTCCGCTTACAGGCATTCTCATCGACCGGTTCAGTCCTAAACGCGTCATCCTCATCTCCACCGTGCTCTTCGGAGCCGTCTTGTGCTCCGCACTTCTGGTCGGCACCGGCCTGTGGCAGCTATATGTCCTGTTCTCGCTGCTCGGAGTCACCATGTCCGGCGGCCCCGCGCCCGTCCCCTACACCGCAGTCATCACTCACTGGTTCGACCGCCGCCGCGGATTCGCGCTCGCCCTGTGCATGATGGGTATCGGCATCGGCGCAATTGTCGTTCCCATGCTCTCGCAGCGCCTCATCAGCGCGTACAACTGGCGCGTGGCGCTCGCCATCTTTGGCGCAGCCGTTCTCCTGGTCCCCTCGCCTGCAATCGCCATCTTCCTCAAGAACGATCCAGCACAACTCGGTCTGCATCCCGACGGCGACATTCTCGCCACAGCGCCGCGTTCACACCGGCAGAACACGGTCGGCCTTTCCTGGCACGAGATCTGGCACAGCCCCACCTACTGGCTTCTCCTCTGCATCTTCGTTCTGGTCGGCGTCGCGATGCACGGCTCCGTCCTGCATCTTGCCGCTATCCTCACCGATCGCGGCATCACCGCGCAGCGCGCAGCGCTTGCAACCTCGGTGGTTGGAGCTGCAGTCCTGATCGGCCGAATCGGCTCCGGCTATCTCATGGACTTCTTCTTCGCTCCGCGCGTCGCCATGCTCTTCTTCGGCGCATCGACCCTTGGCATCGCCATCCTCTGCACATCCGCCGATGGAGTTCTCACACTCCCGGCATCATTTCTCATCGGCCTCGGAACCGGAGCGGAAGTCGAAACTCTCGGCTACATGATCAGCCGCTACTTCGGCCTGCGCTGCTTCGGAACGGCATACGGCATCGCATTTGGCGCCTTCATGACCGCCGGATCTGCCGGCGTCCTGCTCATGGGCGCCGGCTACGATCACTTCCATTCCTACACGGTCACTCTCATCGCACTCGCCGCAGCCATGCTCGCCGCTGTCCTCCTGCTCATGCTTCTCGGCCCATACCGTTTCGCTCCGGAATCGCGCGCCGATGCCCCACACGAGCCGCTCGAACTTCCCCACCCCGCGTGA
- a CDS encoding YihY/virulence factor BrkB family protein: MPNLWTLAGLSVPELLRRTIVESWRDDVFGQGGRMAFYQFLAIFPSLLIAFTLVSHIPHLSQHLRNTLHDLSTQLFPTQVSQLFQGMITDFKQRPRVGLRLLGVFAASVWAAHNGTWAMIWGLNRAYEVEESRSWWNLTITIVLLTICLIAMVCIALLLLFTSAFLQEHVHGNTFFLRALEWLTVAVCLYFSFAVLYRFAPNLRDHAIRWSTPGALCALILWLASTFSAQIYFDHINDYTRSYGPLNGVVMLLLWLYASNGALLIGGEMNSEIQKSEAGRSGARTDRHAARRS; this comes from the coding sequence ATGCCCAATCTGTGGACTCTCGCCGGCCTGTCCGTCCCTGAACTGCTTCGCCGTACCATCGTTGAATCCTGGCGCGACGACGTCTTCGGTCAGGGCGGGCGGATGGCGTTCTACCAGTTCCTGGCCATCTTCCCGTCCCTTCTGATCGCCTTCACGCTCGTCAGCCACATCCCTCATCTCAGCCAGCACCTTCGCAACACGCTTCACGATCTCTCCACACAGCTCTTCCCCACCCAGGTCTCTCAGCTCTTTCAGGGGATGATCACCGACTTCAAACAGCGTCCGCGCGTCGGCCTTCGCCTGCTCGGCGTCTTCGCCGCCTCGGTCTGGGCTGCACACAACGGAACATGGGCGATGATCTGGGGCCTCAACCGCGCGTACGAGGTCGAAGAGAGCCGCTCCTGGTGGAACCTCACCATCACCATCGTTCTGCTGACAATCTGCCTCATCGCAATGGTGTGCATCGCTCTTCTGCTGCTCTTCACAAGCGCCTTCCTGCAGGAGCATGTCCATGGCAACACATTTTTCCTTCGCGCCCTGGAATGGCTCACAGTCGCCGTCTGTCTCTACTTCTCCTTCGCCGTTCTCTATCGCTTCGCTCCCAACCTTCGTGACCACGCCATTCGCTGGAGCACGCCCGGGGCGCTCTGCGCGCTGATCCTGTGGCTCGCGTCCACCTTCTCCGCGCAGATCTACTTCGACCACATCAACGACTACACGCGAAGCTACGGCCCGCTGAACGGAGTCGTCATGCTCCTGCTCTGGCTCTACGCCTCAAACGGTGCCCTGCTCATCGGCGGCGAAATGAACTCTGAGATCCAAAAGTCCGAAGCCGGCCGCTCCGGCGCCCGCACCGATCGCCACGCTGCTCGCCGCTCATAA
- a CDS encoding hemolysin family protein codes for MSWGIAFFVLLLLLALASYADEVYTVMGKFLSREYADNVEAWERTVEPRLRLSRESAAMSASVLRQIVLVALTFLLVTRLQWRVQHSPAALARTIFELLLVIVFFDRLIPQLLFTRTRGVWVGRIGVLLQGLFYVVLPVTLTIGLLLSIVGLAEKEEAVPEHPSEAVDALLEAGEEEGILEESDRELVRSVVEFGDKVVREVMTPRPGMFVVPQTMSLEEFRREVREHGFSRVPVYGASVDEIVGIAFARDLLEVEGVAVKRTTVKHLARPAMFVPETKKVNELLREMQREKQHMSIVIDEYGGVAGLVTIEDLLEAIVGNIEDEHDLAPAGDEPVKEPDGSYVVPGSFEVSRLRGLFEEQRQPVRRAPPSEAAEAEDGLEFGEEGPEQVLPQLLTAYEAATVGGLVSEIAGHIPLPGEVVEDGPLRIEVLQSTDRKVERVRVAVAS; via the coding sequence ATGAGTTGGGGAATCGCGTTCTTCGTGCTGCTGTTGCTGCTGGCGCTGGCCTCGTATGCGGATGAGGTCTACACCGTGATGGGCAAGTTTTTGTCGCGGGAGTATGCGGACAACGTAGAGGCCTGGGAGCGGACGGTTGAGCCGCGGCTGCGGTTGAGCCGTGAGTCGGCGGCGATGTCGGCGTCTGTGCTGCGGCAGATTGTGCTGGTGGCACTGACCTTTCTGCTGGTGACCAGGTTGCAGTGGCGTGTGCAACACAGTCCGGCTGCGCTGGCACGCACGATCTTCGAACTTCTGCTGGTGATTGTGTTCTTCGACCGGCTGATTCCGCAGTTGCTGTTCACGCGGACGCGCGGCGTCTGGGTGGGGCGAATTGGCGTGTTGCTGCAGGGTCTGTTCTATGTGGTGTTGCCCGTCACGCTGACGATTGGCTTGCTGCTGTCGATTGTGGGTTTGGCCGAGAAGGAAGAGGCAGTGCCGGAGCATCCGAGTGAGGCCGTAGATGCGCTGCTCGAGGCTGGTGAGGAAGAGGGAATCCTGGAGGAGAGCGACCGCGAGCTGGTGCGCAGCGTTGTGGAGTTCGGCGACAAGGTGGTGCGCGAGGTGATGACGCCACGGCCGGGAATGTTTGTGGTGCCGCAGACGATGTCACTGGAGGAGTTCAGGCGCGAGGTGAGGGAGCATGGATTCTCCCGCGTGCCGGTGTATGGCGCGTCGGTGGACGAGATTGTGGGGATTGCGTTTGCGCGCGACCTGCTGGAGGTGGAAGGTGTCGCGGTCAAGCGGACAACCGTAAAGCATCTGGCGCGGCCAGCGATGTTTGTGCCGGAGACGAAGAAGGTGAATGAACTGCTGCGCGAGATGCAGCGCGAGAAGCAGCACATGAGCATCGTGATCGATGAATATGGCGGCGTGGCGGGGCTGGTGACGATCGAGGATTTGCTGGAGGCAATCGTAGGAAACATTGAGGATGAGCACGACCTGGCACCGGCGGGGGATGAGCCCGTGAAGGAGCCGGATGGAAGCTATGTCGTGCCCGGGAGCTTTGAAGTGAGCCGGCTGCGCGGGCTGTTTGAAGAACAGCGGCAGCCGGTGCGAAGAGCTCCGCCGAGCGAAGCGGCGGAGGCGGAAGACGGTTTGGAGTTTGGTGAAGAGGGGCCGGAGCAGGTGCTTCCGCAATTGCTGACGGCGTATGAAGCGGCGACGGTGGGCGGCTTGGTGAGTGAGATCGCAGGGCATATTCCGCTGCCCGGCGAGGTGGTGGAAGATGGGCCGCTGCGGATCGAAGTACTGCAGTCGACCGACAGGAAGGTCGAGCGGGTGAGGGTGGCCGTCGCCAGCTAG
- a CDS encoding methyltransferase, giving the protein MFPQNPLTAPAILLNARNGLILHQTLYAVARLGVADCLDSGWRTAADLARELRVNEDALYRVLRLLSSQGVFEENGDRSFRNTDVSYFLRSDVPGSLRRLFIFWGSDYSYSSLSQMMRTLETGQCAPMLLSGTDSFEKLRRDPEQARIFDDAMTTMSQLSGPAIAAAYDFGAWDSLMDVGGGSGILLSCILRAHPNLRGVLADQEHVLERARERDFLGGDLAPRASMQPCNFFEGIPSGCRAYVMKNIIHDWDDEQSRAILANCRQAVPSNGALLLVELLVGAANIPSLGKFLDIAMLSLTGGRERTEPEYATLLSSAGFRLNRVVPVNSQFCVIEAVPV; this is encoded by the coding sequence ATGTTCCCGCAGAATCCCTTAACAGCTCCCGCAATCCTGCTCAACGCGCGCAACGGGCTCATCCTTCATCAGACCCTGTATGCCGTTGCCCGGCTGGGTGTCGCTGATTGCCTCGACAGCGGTTGGCGCACCGCCGCAGATCTCGCCCGCGAACTCCGCGTAAATGAGGACGCACTCTATCGCGTCCTGCGCCTGCTTTCCAGCCAGGGCGTCTTCGAAGAAAATGGCGACCGATCCTTCCGCAACACCGATGTCTCCTACTTTCTGCGCTCGGACGTCCCCGGTTCTCTGCGTCGCCTCTTCATCTTCTGGGGCAGCGACTACAGCTACTCCAGCCTTTCCCAAATGATGCGCACTCTCGAGACCGGACAATGTGCGCCTATGCTGCTCTCCGGCACCGACAGTTTCGAAAAACTTCGCCGCGACCCCGAGCAGGCACGCATCTTTGACGATGCCATGACCACCATGTCCCAGCTCTCCGGCCCAGCCATCGCCGCAGCCTACGACTTCGGCGCGTGGGATAGCTTGATGGACGTCGGCGGAGGCAGCGGCATCCTCCTTTCCTGCATCCTCCGCGCTCATCCGAATCTTCGCGGCGTTCTTGCCGACCAGGAACACGTCCTTGAACGTGCACGCGAGCGTGACTTCCTCGGCGGCGACCTTGCACCGCGCGCTTCGATGCAACCCTGCAACTTCTTTGAAGGCATCCCTTCAGGCTGCAGAGCTTATGTCATGAAAAACATCATCCATGACTGGGACGACGAACAATCGCGCGCGATCCTCGCCAACTGCCGCCAGGCTGTCCCTTCAAACGGCGCACTCCTCCTCGTCGAGCTTTTGGTCGGCGCCGCGAACATCCCATCCCTCGGCAAGTTCCTCGACATCGCCATGCTTTCGCTGACCGGAGGCCGCGAACGCACCGAACCCGAATACGCCACACTGCTGTCGAGTGCAGGTTTCCGGCTCAATCGTGTCGTGCCCGTCAACTCCCAGTTCTGCGTCATCGAAGCTGTCCCGGTATAA